The following proteins come from a genomic window of Lolium rigidum isolate FL_2022 chromosome 5, APGP_CSIRO_Lrig_0.1, whole genome shotgun sequence:
- the LOC124653230 gene encoding sucrose transport protein SUT2-like, whose protein sequence is MPPPRRPNAGGTTSAALPPPRKVPLRSLLRAASVACGVQFGWALQLSLLTPYVQELGIPHAFASLVWLCGPLSGLLVQPLIGHLSDRIAPADSPLGRRRPFIAAGAASIAFSVLTVGFSADLGRLFGDNIRPGSTRYGAIIVYMIGFWLLDVGNNATQGPCRAFLADLTENDPRRTRIANAYFSLFMALGNILGYATGAYSGWYKIFPFTITESCGVSCANLKSAFLLDIIILAITTYVTVVTVQDNPTFGSDEAAPRPSSHEEEAFLFELFGSFKYFTMPVWMVLIVTSLTWIGWFPFILFDTDWMGREIYRGSPEIVADTQKYHDGVRMGSFGLMLNSVLLGITSVVTEKLCRKWGAGLVWGVSNIIMALCFVAMLVITYVAQNLDYGPSRAPPTGIVVASLTVFTILGAPLSITYSIPYAMATSRVENLGLGQGLAMGILNLSIVIPQIIVSLGSGPWDSLFGGGNAPSFWVAAAASFIGGLVAILGLPRARIAPKKRSQR, encoded by the exons ATGCCGCCCCCGCGGCGGCCGAACGCCGGCGGCACGACCTCCGCCGCTCTCCCCCCACCACGCAAGGTCCCGCTGCGCTCGCTCCTCCGCGCCGCctcggtggcctgcggggtgcagtTCGGGTGGGCGCTGCAGCTCTCCCTGCTCACGCCCTACGTGCAGGAGCTGGGCATCCCGCACGCCTTCGCGTCGCTCGTCTGGCTCTGCGGCCCGCTCTCCGGCCTGCTGGTGCAGCCGCTCATCGGCCACCTCTCCGACCGCATCGCGCCCGCCGACTCCCCGCTCGGCCGCCGCAGGCCCTTCATCGCCGCGGGGGCCGCCTCCATCGCCTTCTCCGTGCTCACCGTCGGCTTCTCCGCCGATTTGGGGAGGCTGTTCGGGGACAACATCCGGCCCGGGTCGACCAGGTACGGCGCGATTATTGTCTACATGATCGGCTTCTGGCTGCTGGATGTCGGCAACAACGCCACCCAGGGCCCCTGCAGGGCCTTCCTCGCCGACCTCACCG AGAATGACCCGAGGAGGACTCGGATCGCCAACGCCTATTTCTCGCTCTTCATGGCCCTGGGGAACATCCTCGGGTATGCCACCGGAGCGTACAGCGGCTGGTACAAGATATTTCCCTTCACCATCACCGAGTCATGTGGCGTCAGCTGTGCCAACCTCAAGTCTGCGTTCCTGCTAGACATCATCATCCTGGCAATTACGACATACGTCACTGTGGTAACGGTGCAAGACAACCCGACATTCGGGAGCGATGAAGCAGCGCCACGTCCGAGCAGCCACGAAGAGGAGGCTTTCCTCTTCGAGCTCTTTGGGTCATTCAAGTACTTCACAATGCCTGTCTGGATGGTCCTGATCGTCACTTCCCTCACCTGGATCGGGTGGTTCCCGTTCATCCTCTTCGATACCGACTGGATGGGCCGGGAAATCTACCGAGGGAGCCCGGAGATCGTCGCCGACACCCAGAAGTACCATGACGGTGTGAGAATGGGTTCCTTTGGCCTCATGCTCAATTCAGTCCTTCTTGGGATCACGTCAGTCGTGACGGAGAAGCTGTGCAGGAAGTGGGGGGCTGGGCTCGTATGGGGTGTTTCCAATATTATCATGGCTCTCTGCTTTGTGGCGATGCTCGTTATAACGTACGTGGCGCAGAATTTGGACTATGGACCTAGCAGAGCACCTCCGACCGGCATCGTTGTTGCTTCCCTCACAGTTTTCACGATTCTGGGAGCACCCTTGTCG ATCACGTACAGTATACCATACGCGATGGCTACGAGCCGTGTTGAGAATCTTGGGCTTGGCCAGG GTCTAGCAATGGGTATTCTCAATTTATCTATCGTCATACCACAG ATCATCGTGTCACTGGGCAGTGGGCCATGGGACTCGCTCTTTGGTGGAGGGAACGCGCCATCGTTTTGGGTGGCGGCTGCCGCGTCCTTCATTGGCGGGCTGGTGGCCATCCTGGGTCTCCCCCGAGCCCGCATTGCGCCAAAGAAGAGGAGCCAGCGATGA